The Methanohalophilus portucalensis genome window below encodes:
- the cgi121 gene encoding KEOPS complex subunit Cgi121, giving the protein MYWKTVQGTLFIDDLNAFLQKLNDFADEYDVTIQAMDAGKIAGTAHIELAIKKAIRAFESGSNVARDLGVEILRYASGKRQIVEAFSMGMKEGDISVVFLVLGEKNKVDAVLPALDSMVSRIEVIDYSAQKEEAVRGHFRIGYAETDAIGVSRIPDIVMERVSLVDILK; this is encoded by the coding sequence ATGTATTGGAAGACAGTTCAGGGTACTCTTTTTATTGATGACCTGAATGCCTTTTTGCAAAAACTGAATGATTTTGCAGATGAGTATGATGTTACCATACAGGCAATGGATGCAGGTAAAATAGCAGGTACGGCCCATATCGAACTTGCAATAAAAAAAGCCATAAGAGCATTCGAATCCGGCAGCAATGTGGCCAGGGACCTGGGGGTTGAAATTCTCCGGTATGCTTCCGGAAAACGACAGATTGTTGAAGCTTTTTCTATGGGCATGAAGGAAGGGGATATTTCTGTTGTTTTTCTTGTCCTGGGTGAAAAAAATAAAGTAGATGCTGTTTTACCTGCACTTGATTCAATGGTCTCCAGGATTGAAGTGATCGATTATTCAGCCCAAAAGGAAGAGGCTGTAAGGGGTCATTTCAGAATCGGTTATGCAGAGACAGACGCAATCGGAGTATCACGGATACCTGACATTGTGATGGAGCGAGTGTCACTGGTGGACATCCTGAAATAA
- the glpX gene encoding class II fructose-bisphosphatase, with the protein MPHPKTAENIMKNAGPIESALLPKLIHVTEAAAIAAAHQIGKGDKNYADQVSVEAMRRMLNCLDIRGVIKIGEGERDEAPMLYIGEEVGTGEGDLKVNIAVDPLEGTNLCADGVPGSISVMAMSEPNGLFHGPDVYMDKIVVGPEVVKYEREHPGEEIDLDAPAIDNLEIVARALNRSVEELVVVILDRERHKDKIEEIRKTGARVNLVSDGDLMPGVSTAIRGSGIHVVMGSGGSGEAVLTASAMKILGGKVLARLVLPSVANRKPDDVIAREVEEKMPRLKKMGINEDNMNDILDTEKLVPGKDVIFAATGVTSGHFLKGTNLFGYGDARVHSISMGSSGVVKFSDSVYIHDKESTPLRL; encoded by the coding sequence ATGCCACACCCGAAGACTGCAGAGAATATTATGAAAAATGCCGGTCCGATAGAAAGTGCCTTACTCCCAAAACTGATCCATGTCACAGAAGCTGCTGCTATTGCTGCTGCCCATCAGATAGGCAAAGGTGACAAGAATTATGCCGATCAGGTATCTGTGGAGGCAATGCGCAGAATGCTCAATTGCCTGGATATCAGGGGTGTCATCAAGATTGGTGAAGGTGAAAGGGATGAAGCACCAATGCTCTATATTGGTGAAGAAGTCGGAACAGGGGAAGGCGACCTGAAGGTTAATATTGCAGTTGATCCGCTGGAAGGTACCAACCTCTGTGCAGACGGTGTACCGGGTTCCATCTCAGTTATGGCCATGTCCGAACCCAACGGGTTGTTCCACGGTCCAGATGTCTATATGGATAAAATCGTGGTGGGTCCGGAAGTCGTGAAGTATGAACGAGAACACCCCGGCGAGGAAATTGATCTGGACGCCCCGGCAATTGACAATCTTGAGATAGTGGCCCGTGCTTTAAACCGCAGTGTAGAGGAACTTGTGGTTGTGATTCTGGACCGTGAACGTCATAAGGATAAAATCGAGGAAATCCGGAAAACCGGTGCCAGGGTAAATCTGGTTTCCGACGGTGATCTCATGCCCGGCGTATCAACGGCTATACGTGGCTCAGGTATTCATGTGGTAATGGGCTCGGGTGGCTCGGGTGAAGCTGTACTTACAGCCTCTGCAATGAAGATCCTGGGTGGAAAGGTTCTTGCACGCCTGGTTTTGCCTTCAGTTGCCAATCGCAAACCCGATGATGTAATTGCCCGGGAAGTAGAGGAAAAGATGCCCCGGCTTAAAAAGATGGGTATAAACGAAGACAACATGAATGATATTCTTGACACTGAAAAACTTGTACCCGGTAAAGATGTAATCTTTGCTGCAACTGGTGTGACCTCCGGGCATTTCCTCAAAGGCACCAACCTTTTTGGTTATGGGGACGCAAGGGTACATAGTATATCAATGGGTAGTTCGGGTGTTGTCAAATTTTCAGATTCGGTATATATACATGATAAGGAAAGCACGCCTCTCAGGCTATAA
- a CDS encoding tRNA (N(6)-L-threonylcarbamoyladenosine(37)-C(2))-methylthiotransferase, giving the protein MATFGCTANQSSSEILEAKAVGLGHRLVSEREADVIICNTCTVKDTTEQKILHKIKEWGLQGREVIVTGCMPQVQMDEILENNPEVHVLGMNSLLKLGVILNRVHERLGGLSLRPMSVFDDSPEGLLNVPRKRSSPNIHICQISQGCNNRCSYCIVTLARGPLYSFDADSIVTDIEQAVYEGCSEIWLTSQDNAQYGLDKGIYLPALLERIIAIPGDFRLRVGMMNPASTLEILDDLLEAYSSEKIYKVLHLPIQSASDKVLDRMKRKHTMEQANIIVEKFRDAFPESTFFTDIIVGFPGEDEEDFELTLDWIRTYRPDKVNISRYTPRPHTEALQFRNIDTRIVVERSGKLHRLCNQIKLGKKEDMVGREVDVFISQQAKVKGLMSRTDSYKPVVIPEAGEFCPGQRCRVKIEEATPGYFIGYPV; this is encoded by the coding sequence ATAGCAACCTTTGGCTGTACAGCCAACCAGTCCTCTTCCGAGATCCTTGAAGCTAAAGCGGTGGGTCTGGGCCACAGGCTTGTATCTGAAAGAGAAGCTGATGTAATCATATGCAACACCTGTACAGTCAAGGATACTACAGAGCAGAAGATATTGCACAAGATCAAGGAATGGGGTCTTCAGGGCAGGGAAGTAATTGTCACAGGTTGCATGCCTCAGGTCCAAATGGACGAAATATTAGAAAATAATCCCGAGGTTCATGTCCTGGGCATGAATTCCCTTCTTAAGCTCGGAGTAATTCTCAACCGGGTTCATGAAAGGCTGGGGGGACTCTCATTGAGGCCCATGAGTGTCTTTGATGATTCTCCTGAAGGTTTACTCAATGTTCCCCGTAAGAGGTCCAGTCCGAATATCCATATCTGCCAGATATCACAGGGTTGCAATAACCGTTGTTCCTATTGTATTGTTACACTTGCCAGGGGTCCCCTTTACTCCTTCGATGCCGATTCAATCGTTACCGACATCGAGCAGGCTGTTTACGAAGGATGCAGTGAGATCTGGCTAACATCCCAGGACAATGCTCAGTATGGTTTGGATAAAGGTATTTATCTGCCTGCACTGCTTGAGAGGATTATTGCAATTCCCGGAGATTTCAGGCTACGTGTGGGTATGATGAATCCTGCTTCAACACTTGAAATTCTGGATGACTTGTTAGAGGCTTATTCAAGTGAAAAGATATACAAAGTTTTACATCTTCCCATCCAGTCAGCTTCGGACAAAGTGCTTGACAGGATGAAACGCAAACATACAATGGAACAGGCAAACATTATAGTCGAAAAGTTCAGGGATGCATTTCCCGAAAGTACCTTTTTCACAGATATTATTGTGGGTTTTCCCGGGGAGGATGAGGAGGATTTCGAACTTACACTGGACTGGATTCGAACCTATCGCCCTGATAAGGTAAATATTTCACGTTACACACCCAGGCCGCACACTGAAGCATTGCAATTCAGAAATATAGATACACGTATCGTTGTGGAGCGCTCGGGCAAACTCCATCGTCTCTGTAATCAAATCAAACTCGGAAAAAAGGAAGATATGGTAGGAAGGGAAGTTGATGTATTCATCTCACAACAGGCAAAGGTAAAAGGATTGATGTCCCGCACTGATTCTTATAAACCTGTTGTGATCCCTGAAGCAGGTGAATTCTGTCCGGGTCAACGTTGCAGGGTGAAGATAGAGGAAGCAACCCCGGGTTACTTTATAGGCTACCCGGTTTAA
- a CDS encoding chloride channel protein: MNNLKNELQNRYYTEGFISNFLAIIIGIITGLAFVAYDQVTFYFTTLFFNTPDNSLPKYIILLPAAGGLCVGLISHQFMKKSRCGVAEVVEATALQGGKIQSKFAFYEVFLSMISICTGGSVGKEAPGILAGTGVGATVANRLKSPDHRFRILIACGASGGIAAAFHAPLAGVVFVVEVILGELQARTLIPVVLSSVFSTLVTDIIFGIQPIQVSYYGMESPFREPILYIIMGVLAGIVAAIFIKCTYLTQDSFEKLPIKPYLKPALGGLVVGCIGYFYPQIFGIGYDVIKQSLNNELAMQMLLILLVLKIVAFAFTVGSGGSGGAIVPSLFAGSMLGGGFGNLVNYIFPLYTAPAGAYALVGMGAVFAGVVRAPLTAMLILFELTRDYSLILPLMLTCVISNVISTHLHEESIYTELLRRRGHVIRAGTKINLMESLTVRDNMVRDVLVLNVRDTTANLLNLMQKSKHAGFPVLDNQGKLAGIVTLHDMRDKVKQGELEKPVIQIMTEDVATAYPDESLDIVLKRLAAHDVGRLPVVSRNDGISLIGIITRSDIVKSYDREIVNRMQTGEDDNLKPGSL; this comes from the coding sequence TTGAATAACCTCAAAAACGAGTTACAGAATCGGTATTACACCGAAGGGTTCATTTCTAATTTCCTTGCCATAATAATAGGAATAATAACAGGCCTGGCTTTTGTGGCCTATGATCAGGTTACCTTTTACTTTACAACCCTTTTTTTCAATACCCCGGATAACAGCCTCCCTAAATATATCATCCTCCTCCCCGCTGCCGGAGGATTATGTGTTGGCCTGATATCCCATCAATTTATGAAAAAAAGTCGTTGTGGAGTTGCAGAGGTTGTAGAGGCAACAGCTCTGCAAGGCGGGAAGATACAGAGTAAATTTGCTTTTTATGAAGTATTCCTTTCAATGATCTCAATCTGTACAGGAGGATCAGTGGGCAAAGAAGCTCCCGGCATACTTGCGGGAACCGGTGTAGGAGCCACTGTGGCCAACCGGTTGAAAAGTCCGGACCACCGTTTCAGGATATTAATTGCCTGTGGGGCATCCGGAGGAATTGCAGCGGCATTTCATGCCCCTCTTGCCGGAGTGGTTTTTGTAGTAGAGGTAATTCTTGGAGAATTACAGGCGAGAACCCTGATACCGGTAGTTCTTTCTTCAGTGTTCTCTACCCTTGTAACTGATATCATTTTTGGAATCCAGCCCATACAGGTTTCTTATTACGGGATGGAGAGCCCGTTTCGCGAGCCAATACTCTACATCATTATGGGTGTACTTGCAGGCATTGTGGCTGCAATATTCATAAAGTGTACATATCTAACCCAGGATTCCTTTGAAAAACTCCCGATTAAACCCTATTTAAAACCAGCCCTGGGTGGACTTGTTGTCGGATGTATCGGTTATTTCTATCCCCAGATATTCGGAATCGGTTACGATGTCATCAAACAATCCTTAAACAACGAACTTGCCATGCAAATGTTGTTGATATTGCTTGTCCTGAAAATAGTGGCATTTGCCTTCACTGTTGGTTCCGGGGGTTCAGGGGGAGCAATCGTACCATCCCTTTTTGCAGGTTCCATGCTGGGAGGGGGTTTTGGAAATCTGGTGAATTATATTTTTCCTCTTTATACAGCACCTGCGGGAGCATATGCCCTTGTAGGGATGGGGGCAGTTTTTGCGGGAGTTGTACGGGCACCCCTGACTGCCATGCTTATCCTTTTTGAATTGACCCGTGATTACAGCCTTATACTGCCCCTTATGTTGACCTGTGTGATCAGCAATGTAATATCAACTCACCTTCATGAAGAGTCGATATATACAGAATTGCTCAGGAGAAGAGGACACGTTATCAGGGCAGGTACCAAGATTAATTTGATGGAATCACTGACTGTCAGGGATAATATGGTAAGGGATGTTTTAGTCCTTAACGTAAGAGATACAACTGCCAATCTTCTTAACCTGATGCAGAAAAGCAAACATGCAGGTTTTCCTGTACTTGACAATCAGGGAAAACTTGCAGGAATTGTTACCCTTCATGATATGCGCGACAAAGTAAAGCAAGGGGAACTGGAAAAACCAGTTATCCAAATAATGACTGAAGATGTTGCTACTGCATATCCTGATGAATCCCTTGATATCGTACTCAAAAGACTGGCAGCCCATGATGTGGGCAGATTACCTGTTGTCTCCAGAAATGATGGAATAAGCCTGATCGGAATAATAACCCGCAGTGATATCGTGAAATCCTATGACCGGGAAATAGTTAACAGAATGCAAACCGGTGAAGATGATAATCTTAAACCGGGTAGCCTATAA